A window of Streptomyces sp. N50 contains these coding sequences:
- a CDS encoding IclR family transcriptional regulator: MEDTQPHHAPTDLGDEGPTGPDGSRLVGADRVLAVLKELSGFPRGVGLDELTRVIGSPKPTVHRALGALRRAGLATQDDRGRYVLGDEFLRMAFAHHEARPEHVRLRPLLDALAARFGETAHYAVLDGREVVYRAKVDPPAGAVRLTSTVGGRNPAHATGVGKLLLAHELGTLEDVGAWIGDSPLERRTPQTLCAADDLYRDLSSVRARGFACDDQENEVGVNCLALPVYATSPTKPSGAVSVSALAYRTPLSVLLDALDEFRAVLGPLGEPHS, encoded by the coding sequence ATGGAGGATACGCAGCCGCACCACGCACCGACAGACCTCGGCGACGAGGGTCCAACAGGGCCCGACGGCAGCCGACTTGTGGGTGCCGACCGGGTCCTCGCCGTCCTCAAAGAGCTCTCCGGCTTTCCTCGGGGAGTGGGCCTCGACGAACTGACCCGCGTGATCGGCAGCCCCAAGCCGACCGTGCACCGGGCGCTGGGCGCGCTGCGCCGGGCCGGTCTCGCCACCCAGGACGACCGCGGCCGCTACGTCCTGGGCGACGAGTTCCTCCGCATGGCCTTCGCCCACCACGAGGCCCGTCCCGAACACGTCCGGCTACGGCCGCTGCTGGACGCGTTGGCGGCTCGGTTCGGCGAGACCGCGCACTACGCGGTCCTGGACGGGCGCGAGGTCGTCTACCGGGCCAAGGTCGACCCGCCGGCCGGTGCCGTCCGGCTGACCTCGACCGTGGGCGGCCGCAATCCCGCGCACGCCACCGGCGTCGGAAAGCTGCTGCTGGCCCACGAGTTGGGCACCCTCGAAGACGTCGGGGCCTGGATCGGCGACTCACCGCTCGAACGCCGTACACCCCAAACCCTGTGCGCCGCCGACGACTTGTACCGGGACCTGAGCTCCGTTCGCGCCCGGGGCTTCGCCTGCGACGACCAGGAGAACGAGGTCGGGGTCAACTGCCTTGCCCTGCCGGTGTACGCGACCTCTCCCACGAAGCCCTCCGGTGCGGTGAGCGTCAGCGCGCTGGCCTACCGGACACCTCTGTCCGTCCTGCTCGACGCCCTCGACGAGTTCCGTGCCGTGCTCGGACCGCTGGGCGAACCGCACTCATGA
- a CDS encoding zinc-dependent alcohol dehydrogenase, whose translation MRAFVLTAPGQYAVHEVPVPVASPGEAVVDVERVGVCGTDVEFCTGAMAYLHQGHSSYPMRLGHEWSGRVAAVGTGVDPVWVGRRVMGDTMLGCGACRRCRRGHQHVCEKRQEVGIRGERAGALAEQLAVPVSSLHVLPDSVDAVLGALVEPGGNALRAARAAAVGPGDRALVLGPGTIGLLVAMFLRAAGAEVHLMGRGDNSPAFARELGFAHMWTEESLPDLPFDAIVDASNAVQLPDMAVRLVEPGGRLVYVGLAGAPSRIDTRTLVLKDVTAVGILSASPGLDDTIRAYADGSVDPRPLVAATVGLEAVGPVLAGERPAGAGPGPKIHVDPRSG comes from the coding sequence ATGCGTGCCTTCGTGCTGACCGCCCCCGGACAGTACGCCGTCCATGAGGTCCCGGTGCCGGTGGCCTCGCCCGGTGAGGCCGTCGTCGACGTGGAACGGGTCGGCGTGTGCGGCACCGATGTGGAGTTCTGCACCGGGGCGATGGCCTACCTCCATCAGGGGCACTCCTCCTACCCGATGCGGCTCGGGCACGAGTGGTCCGGCCGGGTCGCGGCGGTGGGCACCGGGGTCGACCCGGTGTGGGTGGGGCGGCGGGTCATGGGTGACACCATGCTCGGCTGCGGTGCCTGCCGCCGCTGCCGCCGGGGGCACCAGCACGTGTGCGAGAAGCGGCAGGAGGTGGGCATACGCGGGGAGAGGGCCGGCGCCCTCGCGGAGCAACTCGCCGTGCCCGTCTCGTCGTTGCACGTCCTGCCCGACTCCGTGGACGCCGTGCTGGGCGCGCTGGTGGAGCCGGGCGGCAACGCGCTGCGGGCGGCACGGGCCGCCGCGGTCGGGCCCGGCGACCGGGCGCTGGTCCTGGGTCCCGGGACCATCGGGCTGCTCGTCGCGATGTTCCTGCGGGCCGCGGGCGCCGAGGTGCACCTGATGGGCCGCGGCGACAACTCCCCCGCCTTCGCCCGCGAGTTGGGTTTCGCCCACATGTGGACGGAGGAGTCGCTCCCGGACCTGCCGTTCGACGCGATCGTCGACGCCTCCAACGCCGTCCAACTGCCGGACATGGCAGTGCGGTTGGTCGAGCCGGGCGGACGGCTCGTGTATGTGGGGCTGGCCGGTGCGCCCAGCAGGATCGACACCCGCACGCTCGTGCTCAAGGACGTGACCGCGGTCGGCATCCTGTCCGCCTCCCCCGGCCTCGACGACACCATCCGCGCGTACGCCGACGGCTCCGTCGACCCGAGACCGCTGGTCGCCGCGACCGTCGGCCTGGAAGCGGTCGGGCCCGTCCTCGCCGGTGAGCGTCCGGCCGGAGCCGGGCCGGGGCCGAAGATCCATGTCGACCCGCGGTCGGGCTGA
- a CDS encoding glutamate decarboxylase produces the protein MPIPHTDVMPEAEFDTLTVSRTGGLPPAADLLQPVDELPEFASEPDLVCRRVRDELMLDGNARLNLATFVTTWMEPQARELMAETAEKNLADRAEYPQITAMEERCVRMLARLWHAPHAEQVRGCSTTGSSEAAMLGGLALKRRWQERRRAQGKDTSRPNIVMGANVQVCWKKFANYFEVEPRYVPMEPGRYHLTADTLTAYCDDNTIGVVTILGSTFDGSYEPVADICMALDGYQAATGTDIPVHVDGASGAMVAPFLDPGLMWDFQLERVASINTSGHKYGHVFPGLGWALWRNAEALPDDLVFEVDYLGGSSPSFTLNFSRPGAHVVAQYYSFLRYGVEGLRNLASQSRSTARALAARIETIAPYELITDGSELPAFAFRLTPGTQGFTVFDVSHAMRARGWHLPAYSFPAPCQDVSVLRLVVRTGFTAELAGMFIADLTEVTRNLHETRPTLAPPHQPLVTA, from the coding sequence ATGCCCATCCCGCATACCGACGTCATGCCCGAAGCCGAGTTCGACACCCTGACCGTCTCCCGCACCGGCGGTCTCCCGCCGGCCGCCGACCTCCTCCAGCCCGTCGACGAGCTGCCCGAGTTCGCGTCGGAGCCCGACCTGGTCTGCCGCCGCGTACGCGACGAGCTGATGCTCGACGGCAACGCGCGCCTCAACCTCGCCACCTTCGTGACGACCTGGATGGAGCCGCAGGCAAGGGAGTTGATGGCGGAGACCGCCGAGAAGAACCTCGCCGACCGCGCCGAGTACCCGCAGATCACGGCGATGGAGGAGCGCTGCGTACGGATGCTCGCCCGGCTCTGGCACGCGCCGCACGCCGAGCAGGTCCGCGGCTGCTCGACCACCGGCTCCAGCGAGGCCGCCATGCTCGGCGGGCTCGCGCTCAAGCGCCGCTGGCAGGAACGCCGCCGCGCCCAGGGCAAGGACACCTCACGCCCGAACATCGTGATGGGCGCGAACGTCCAGGTGTGCTGGAAGAAGTTCGCCAACTACTTCGAGGTGGAGCCGCGTTACGTCCCGATGGAGCCGGGCCGCTACCACCTCACCGCCGACACGCTCACCGCGTACTGCGACGACAACACCATCGGCGTGGTGACGATCCTCGGGTCGACGTTCGACGGTTCCTACGAGCCCGTCGCCGACATCTGCATGGCCCTGGACGGCTACCAGGCCGCCACCGGCACCGACATCCCCGTACATGTCGACGGCGCGTCCGGCGCGATGGTCGCCCCGTTCCTCGACCCGGGCCTGATGTGGGACTTCCAGCTCGAACGCGTCGCCTCCATCAACACCTCGGGGCACAAGTACGGCCACGTCTTCCCCGGCCTGGGCTGGGCGCTGTGGCGAAACGCCGAAGCCCTTCCCGACGACCTGGTGTTCGAGGTCGACTACCTCGGCGGCAGCTCCCCCAGCTTCACCCTCAACTTCTCCCGCCCGGGCGCGCATGTCGTCGCGCAGTACTACAGCTTCCTCCGCTACGGCGTCGAAGGGCTGCGCAATCTGGCGTCGCAGAGCCGCTCCACGGCCCGTGCGCTCGCCGCGCGCATCGAGACCATCGCGCCCTACGAGTTGATCACCGACGGCTCCGAACTCCCGGCGTTCGCCTTCCGGTTGACGCCCGGCACGCAGGGCTTCACGGTGTTCGACGTCTCCCACGCGATGCGGGCGCGCGGCTGGCACCTGCCCGCCTACAGCTTCCCCGCGCCCTGCCAGGACGTCTCCGTCCTGCGTCTGGTGGTGCGCACCGGGTTCACCGCCGAACTCGCGGGCATGTTCATCGCCGACCTCACCGAGGTCACCAGGAACCTCCACGAGACCCGCCCGACGCTCGCGCCGCCGCACCAGCCGCTCGTCACCGCCTGA
- a CDS encoding low specificity L-threonine aldolase: MSTSAIATTPSSRAFISDNMAGASPEIARAVADAAAGQVLPYGNDPFTDSARRRLGEIFERDVHVFPVSTGSAANGLSLAALTPPWGSVLSHPDSHINTDECGAPEFFTNGAKLVGVRGADSKIDPDALRAAVRRRAGDVHSVQPSAVSISQATESGSVYTLEEIRELSAIAKDAGLRVHMDGARFANALVQLGATPAEMTWRAGVDVLSFGATKNGAMTADAIVSFDPSLAGELAFRAKRAGQLASKMRFNTAQIDAYLTDDLWLRNARQANAMATRLGDGLKSIAGAGLLATPQANILFCRLPQPVTEGLLAEGYAFYHDRWEPGIVRFVTAFSHSADDIDHLLDAVRRHTH; encoded by the coding sequence ATGAGCACCTCCGCCATCGCCACCACGCCCTCCAGCCGCGCCTTCATCAGCGACAACATGGCCGGAGCGTCCCCGGAGATAGCCCGCGCCGTCGCCGACGCGGCCGCCGGGCAGGTCCTGCCGTACGGCAACGACCCGTTCACCGACAGCGCCCGCCGCAGGCTCGGCGAGATCTTCGAACGGGACGTCCATGTCTTCCCCGTCTCCACCGGGTCGGCGGCCAACGGTCTGAGCCTGGCCGCCCTCACCCCGCCGTGGGGGAGCGTGCTGTCCCACCCGGACAGCCACATCAACACCGATGAATGCGGTGCGCCGGAGTTCTTCACCAACGGGGCCAAGCTCGTCGGCGTCCGGGGTGCCGACAGCAAGATCGACCCCGACGCGCTGCGGGCGGCGGTGCGTCGGCGGGCCGGTGACGTGCACAGCGTGCAGCCGTCCGCGGTGAGCATCAGCCAGGCCACCGAGAGCGGCAGCGTCTACACCCTGGAGGAGATCCGCGAACTGTCCGCCATCGCCAAGGACGCGGGCCTGCGGGTCCACATGGACGGGGCGCGCTTCGCCAACGCGCTGGTCCAACTCGGCGCCACACCGGCCGAGATGACGTGGAGGGCCGGCGTCGACGTGCTGTCCTTCGGCGCCACCAAGAACGGTGCGATGACCGCCGACGCCATCGTCTCCTTCGACCCCTCCCTCGCCGGTGAACTCGCCTTCCGCGCCAAGCGCGCCGGCCAGCTCGCCTCCAAGATGCGCTTCAACACGGCTCAGATCGACGCCTACCTCACCGACGATCTCTGGCTGCGCAACGCCCGCCAGGCCAACGCGATGGCCACCCGCCTCGGCGACGGCCTCAAGTCCATCGCCGGGGCAGGCCTGTTGGCCACCCCGCAGGCCAACATCCTCTTCTGCCGCCTGCCCCAGCCGGTCACCGAAGGCCTCCTCGCCGAGGGCTACGCCTTTTACCACGACCGGTGGGAGCCGGGCATCGTCCGCTTCGTCACCGCGTTCTCGCACAGCGCCGACGACATCGACCACCTGCTGGACGCGGTCCGCCGCCACACCCACTGA
- a CDS encoding helix-turn-helix domain-containing protein — translation MTPPPSGRRPVSSTAAAVGAKIRLRRQQRGMSAAEMARRAGLSKATLSQLEAGNGNPTIDTLDAIAIALRIPIADLLARDADTGPVFRPGTDIEPGEVSRELLRRISSGNSLEIWRLRIPPETELAGVPHATGTIEHLLIATGHVTAGPVDAPQDLGPGDMLAFAGDAPHFYRTGAEEVDITVVFASPIST, via the coding sequence ATGACACCCCCGCCGTCCGGCCGCCGTCCGGTGAGCAGTACCGCGGCCGCGGTCGGCGCGAAGATCCGGCTGCGCCGTCAGCAGCGCGGGATGAGCGCCGCGGAGATGGCCCGACGGGCCGGGCTGAGCAAGGCCACCCTGTCGCAGCTGGAGGCCGGGAACGGCAATCCCACGATCGACACCCTGGACGCGATCGCCATCGCCCTGCGCATCCCGATCGCCGACCTGCTCGCGCGCGACGCCGACACCGGTCCGGTCTTCCGCCCGGGCACGGACATCGAACCCGGCGAAGTCTCCCGGGAGTTGCTACGCCGGATCAGCAGCGGCAACAGCCTGGAGATCTGGCGGCTGCGCATCCCGCCGGAGACGGAGCTGGCCGGCGTCCCGCACGCCACCGGCACGATCGAGCACCTGCTCATCGCCACCGGGCACGTCACCGCCGGTCCCGTCGACGCCCCGCAGGACCTGGGCCCCGGCGACATGCTCGCGTTCGCCGGAGACGCCCCGCACTTCTACCGGACCGGCGCCGAGGAGGTCGACATCACCGTCGTCTTCGCCTCTCCCATCAGCACCTGA
- a CDS encoding metal-dependent hydrolase, translating into MVHSIAASRVGGQISAYLDDTYLEQVDTRVIAVGETDGAPWAAVEHCLFHPQGGGQPADRGWLGDAAIVPVRERESGLVVATAAEGGDLSGLGVGEPVRARIDLQVRMLHAALHTAGHLVEAVGRTQGWEMAGSIHFPGQARIEFQAPDADARLADPEGREAVTAELRAAVAAAVADELPVTARYFADGQRVVRLGALHSAPCGGTHVRSLGDLADVVLPTLKVKKGRVRVSYTATHRSLR; encoded by the coding sequence ATGGTTCATTCAATCGCGGCTTCTCGAGTGGGCGGGCAGATCAGCGCCTACCTCGACGACACCTACTTGGAGCAGGTCGACACGCGGGTGATCGCGGTCGGCGAGACGGACGGGGCGCCCTGGGCGGCCGTGGAGCACTGTCTGTTCCATCCGCAGGGCGGGGGACAGCCCGCCGATCGCGGGTGGTTGGGGGATGCGGCGATCGTTCCGGTCCGGGAGCGGGAGTCGGGGTTGGTGGTTGCTACGGCGGCTGAGGGCGGCGATCTTTCGGGCCTCGGTGTGGGGGAGCCGGTGCGGGCGCGGATCGATCTTCAGGTCCGCATGCTGCATGCCGCGCTGCACACGGCCGGGCATCTCGTCGAGGCGGTCGGGCGGACGCAGGGGTGGGAGATGGCCGGGAGCATCCACTTTCCCGGCCAGGCCCGGATCGAGTTCCAGGCGCCGGACGCGGACGCGCGGCTGGCCGACCCGGAAGGGCGGGAGGCTGTGACCGCCGAGCTGCGCGCCGCGGTGGCGGCCGCGGTCGCCGATGAACTGCCGGTCACCGCGCGGTACTTCGCCGACGGGCAACGCGTGGTGCGTCTCGGCGCGCTGCACTCCGCGCCGTGCGGCGGCACGCATGTGCGCAGCCTCGGGGACCTGGCCGACGTGGTGCTGCCGACGCTGAAGGTCAAGAAGGGCCGTGTCCGCGTGTCCTACACCGCGACCCACCGGAGCCTTCGATGA
- a CDS encoding winged helix-turn-helix transcriptional regulator, translating to MATKQKQARPVEPGTYEAYMHDCPAVALLSTISNRWVSLTMCTLGSYGEPMRYSHISREIPGVSQKMLTQTLRMLERDGMVTRTVTPTVPVRVDYELTPLGQGLYGLLSQVRDWAAEKTDEVDEARGRYDARQTDQ from the coding sequence ATGGCCACCAAGCAGAAGCAGGCACGCCCGGTCGAGCCCGGCACGTACGAGGCGTACATGCACGACTGCCCCGCGGTGGCCCTGCTCTCGACGATCAGCAACCGCTGGGTCAGCCTGACGATGTGCACCCTCGGGTCCTACGGCGAGCCGATGCGGTACAGCCACATCAGCCGCGAGATCCCGGGCGTCAGCCAGAAGATGCTCACCCAGACGCTGCGCATGCTCGAACGCGACGGCATGGTGACCCGGACGGTCACGCCGACCGTGCCGGTACGCGTCGACTACGAATTGACCCCGCTCGGGCAGGGCCTGTACGGCCTGCTGTCCCAGGTGCGCGACTGGGCCGCCGAGAAGACCGACGAGGTCGACGAGGCGCGCGGACGCTACGACGCCCGGCAGACCGACCAGTGA
- a CDS encoding NADP-dependent oxidoreductase, whose amino-acid sequence MRAVVVKKIGGPEAVEVLEVPLPEPGPFEIRVKVAAAALNPADAAVWGGFFGPMDEVEYTGLGLDAAGTIDAVGTGVLLEVGTPVIVFHSPVLRPTKAQAEYLVTDLNSIAPAPEGMDLTLAATIPLNAMTASMALDHLPLRPRGTLLITGAAGAVGGYAVELARTRGVRIVAQGRPEDEEFLRERGATWFVSRDEQLSDAVRRFVPDGVDGVLDAAALGAPALAAVRDGGTFVSVRVDVLPTPERGVTVHNTMAGPEPTRLAHLSALAEVGVLTPRVAQTYPLSQAPEAHAQLARGGRRGRIVLVP is encoded by the coding sequence ATGCGCGCTGTAGTCGTCAAGAAGATCGGTGGACCCGAGGCCGTCGAGGTCCTGGAGGTTCCCCTCCCGGAGCCGGGCCCCTTCGAGATCCGCGTCAAGGTCGCGGCCGCCGCGCTCAATCCCGCCGACGCCGCTGTGTGGGGCGGGTTCTTCGGCCCGATGGACGAGGTCGAATACACAGGGCTCGGCCTGGACGCCGCCGGGACGATCGACGCGGTCGGTACGGGTGTCCTCCTGGAGGTCGGGACGCCGGTCATCGTGTTCCACTCCCCCGTACTGCGCCCCACCAAGGCCCAGGCCGAGTACCTGGTGACCGACCTGAACTCCATCGCCCCCGCCCCCGAGGGCATGGACCTGACGCTCGCGGCGACCATCCCCCTCAACGCGATGACCGCCTCGATGGCCCTGGACCACCTCCCGCTGCGCCCTCGCGGCACTCTGCTCATCACGGGCGCCGCCGGGGCCGTGGGCGGCTACGCCGTCGAGTTGGCGCGGACGCGGGGTGTGCGGATCGTCGCGCAGGGGCGGCCCGAGGACGAGGAGTTCCTGCGCGAGCGCGGTGCCACCTGGTTCGTGTCGCGGGACGAGCAACTGAGCGACGCGGTACGCCGGTTCGTGCCGGACGGCGTGGACGGCGTCCTCGACGCGGCGGCCCTGGGCGCACCCGCGCTGGCGGCCGTCCGCGACGGCGGCACCTTCGTGAGCGTGCGGGTCGACGTACTGCCGACGCCGGAGCGGGGCGTGACCGTACACAACACCATGGCAGGCCCCGAACCCACCCGCCTCGCCCACCTCTCCGCCCTCGCCGAGGTAGGCGTCCTGACACCACGCGTGGCCCAGACCTACCCCCTGTCCCAGGCACCCGAAGCCCACGCCCAGCTCGCCCGGGGCGGCCGGCGCGGCCGGATCGTCCTGGTGCCGTAG
- a CDS encoding alpha/beta hydrolase — translation MEPEIPSVPKLPVPAASTIAPPDLADSTLLNVGASPQMTLGTVEIESHPDVTFSGVGLPNGESRDLKADVLRPATGDRLPLVLFLPGGAFLRCNKAMAFDVRRHVAESGFVVASVEYRVAPDGGTYLDSVHDVRAALAHLRQHADDFGIDPRAVALWGESAGGHVAALTGVTNDLPEFSGDSGPSSTGAAQAVVDAFGTSLFSAIADDFDEAARLHYERTATHFSAYVGKAGALFSDIPEAVRAADPATYVTASAPPFLLLHGSDDMLVSSSQTQHVHQALLAAGADSTRYVVAGAHHGDLGVLPDSDAALAWSSATVMDIVTAFLHRHLDSPDLPK, via the coding sequence ATGGAACCTGAGATCCCGTCCGTTCCCAAGCTCCCCGTGCCTGCGGCCAGCACCATCGCCCCGCCGGACCTCGCCGACAGCACCTTGCTGAATGTCGGCGCGAGTCCGCAGATGACCCTTGGCACGGTCGAGATCGAAAGCCACCCGGACGTCACGTTCAGCGGCGTGGGACTGCCCAACGGGGAGTCGCGCGATCTGAAAGCCGACGTTCTTCGGCCGGCGACGGGAGACCGGCTTCCGCTGGTCCTCTTCCTTCCCGGTGGTGCGTTCCTTCGCTGCAACAAGGCGATGGCGTTCGACGTGCGTCGTCACGTCGCCGAATCGGGCTTTGTCGTCGCCAGTGTGGAATACCGCGTCGCGCCGGACGGTGGCACCTACCTGGATTCCGTCCACGATGTGCGTGCCGCTCTCGCCCATCTGCGGCAGCACGCGGACGACTTCGGCATCGACCCGCGTGCGGTCGCCCTCTGGGGAGAGTCCGCCGGGGGTCATGTGGCGGCACTGACGGGTGTCACGAATGACCTGCCCGAGTTCTCCGGAGACTCGGGCCCCTCCTCAACAGGCGCTGCGCAAGCCGTGGTTGACGCCTTCGGCACCTCCCTGTTCTCGGCGATCGCCGACGACTTCGACGAGGCGGCGCGACTCCACTACGAGCGCACGGCCACGCATTTCTCGGCCTACGTCGGCAAGGCGGGCGCGCTGTTCTCGGACATCCCCGAGGCGGTGAGGGCCGCGGATCCCGCGACCTACGTGACGGCTTCGGCGCCGCCGTTCCTCCTCCTCCACGGCAGCGACGACATGCTCGTCTCCTCCTCCCAGACACAGCACGTGCACCAGGCTCTTCTCGCCGCCGGCGCGGACAGCACGCGCTATGTCGTGGCCGGGGCACATCACGGGGATCTCGGAGTCCTCCCGGATTCGGACGCCGCCCTTGCCTGGTCGTCCGCGACCGTCATGGACATCGTCACCGCATTCCTGCACCGCCATCTCGACAGCCCCGACCTGCCGAAGTGA
- a CDS encoding extracellular solute-binding protein: MPSRTLGRSLAASPQSERLPRSARSVAALLCAATLTMAVSACSSSSSSSASAGGAAAHHLTAYVSGDTNIQKLWEDIVVPAFEKANPGYQVKVVFSAHGTADATTLAKLQAAAKTGRDPGYDLMESSVTLNAATAGLLTKVSAKNVPGLKDVDSALLGPVADSAVPYRGSSVVLAYDATKVKTPPKTYDSLISWIKANPGEFAYNSPATGGSGGSFVETTLDRHLDAKTLKTFQNGYDASLESKWDPGFKELKALNKDVYGKGVYPNGNQAVLDLLAKGQIELAPVWSDQYLSGIQNHTLNSGIEFTQISDPTFTGGASYLGVLKASKKQQAALKLADFFLQAQQQDAIVKQLGAYPVIPATKLPAATAARFNGVDVGNLRAGYSGQTSSDMNNLWQQKVPGQ; encoded by the coding sequence ATGCCCAGCCGGACCCTTGGCCGTTCCCTCGCCGCCTCACCTCAGTCCGAGCGACTCCCCCGGTCCGCCCGGAGCGTCGCCGCGCTGCTGTGCGCCGCGACCCTCACCATGGCCGTCTCCGCCTGCTCCTCGTCGTCGTCCTCTTCCGCGTCGGCCGGCGGAGCCGCCGCCCACCACCTCACCGCCTACGTCAGTGGTGACACGAACATCCAGAAACTGTGGGAGGACATCGTTGTCCCGGCCTTCGAGAAGGCCAATCCCGGTTACCAGGTCAAGGTCGTCTTCTCCGCGCACGGCACCGCCGACGCGACCACGCTCGCCAAGCTCCAGGCCGCCGCGAAGACCGGCCGCGACCCCGGTTACGACCTCATGGAGTCGTCCGTCACCCTCAACGCGGCCACCGCCGGTCTGCTCACCAAGGTGTCGGCGAAGAACGTGCCGGGCCTCAAGGACGTCGACTCCGCCCTGCTCGGCCCGGTGGCCGACTCGGCCGTGCCGTACCGCGGTTCATCGGTCGTGCTGGCGTACGACGCGACGAAGGTGAAGACTCCGCCGAAGACGTACGACAGCCTGATCTCCTGGATCAAGGCCAACCCGGGCGAGTTCGCGTACAACAGCCCGGCCACCGGTGGCTCCGGCGGCTCGTTCGTCGAGACGACGCTCGACCGGCACCTCGACGCGAAGACGCTGAAGACCTTCCAGAACGGCTACGACGCCTCCCTCGAATCCAAGTGGGACCCGGGGTTCAAGGAGTTGAAGGCCCTGAACAAGGACGTCTACGGCAAGGGCGTCTACCCCAACGGCAATCAGGCCGTGCTCGACCTGCTCGCCAAGGGCCAGATCGAGCTGGCCCCGGTCTGGTCGGACCAGTACCTGTCGGGCATCCAGAACCACACCCTCAACTCCGGCATCGAGTTCACCCAGATATCGGACCCGACGTTCACCGGCGGCGCCTCCTACCTCGGCGTCCTCAAGGCGAGCAAGAAGCAGCAAGCCGCCCTGAAGCTGGCCGACTTCTTCCTCCAGGCACAGCAACAGGACGCGATCGTCAAGCAGTTGGGCGCCTACCCGGTCATCCCGGCGACCAAGCTGCCCGCGGCGACGGCCGCCCGGTTCAACGGCGTCGACGTGGGCAACCTGCGCGCCGGTTACTCCGGCCAGACCAGCAGCGACATGAACAACCTGTGGCAGCAGAAGGTGCCCGGTCAGTGA
- a CDS encoding ABC transporter permease, producing the protein MSGTSTTGTTAGAADGAGTRRRRSPAGARTGAVGALMVLPPLLVVALFVGIPVVSGVLYTLGHFGGLNSVIASIGLHQHPADHWWGTLAAYREVLTSDTFLRSLTVTVEVTLVSVVAVFALGLAVALYARLSGGRTARLVTALAVTPLFLPAVIGSYAILTFYAGDGALTTMAHAVGWSSAPRLSYTTWGVIVGQVWTNLPFAVLVLTSGLAAVPDALIEAARDAGARPAQVVLRVLLPMTSVPAVITATFTTIAVLGSFTVPYLVGPTAPTMLGVQLANAFQSFNQPQQSLVMAVVVFALASVVGVAYVRSNVREARRAASVTR; encoded by the coding sequence GTGAGCGGGACGAGTACTACGGGTACTACGGCGGGGGCGGCGGACGGTGCGGGTACGCGCCGCCGCCGTTCCCCGGCCGGGGCCAGAACCGGCGCCGTCGGCGCCCTCATGGTGCTGCCGCCCCTCCTGGTGGTCGCCCTCTTCGTCGGCATCCCGGTGGTCTCCGGAGTCCTGTACACCCTCGGCCACTTCGGCGGCCTGAACTCCGTCATCGCCTCCATCGGCCTGCACCAGCACCCGGCCGACCACTGGTGGGGCACCCTCGCCGCCTACCGCGAGGTCCTCACCAGCGACACCTTCCTGCGCAGCCTGACCGTGACCGTCGAGGTGACGCTGGTGAGCGTGGTGGCCGTCTTCGCGCTCGGGCTCGCCGTGGCGCTGTACGCCCGACTGTCCGGCGGCCGAACCGCCCGCCTGGTCACCGCACTTGCGGTGACCCCGCTCTTCCTGCCAGCAGTCATCGGCTCCTACGCGATCCTGACCTTCTACGCCGGTGACGGCGCCCTCACCACCATGGCGCACGCGGTGGGCTGGTCCTCCGCACCCCGGCTGAGCTACACGACCTGGGGCGTGATCGTCGGCCAGGTGTGGACCAACCTCCCTTTCGCCGTACTGGTGTTGACCTCGGGACTGGCCGCCGTACCGGACGCGCTGATCGAGGCCGCCCGTGACGCCGGGGCCCGGCCCGCGCAGGTCGTGCTGCGTGTCCTGCTGCCGATGACGAGTGTGCCCGCGGTCATCACGGCCACATTCACCACCATCGCGGTGCTCGGCAGTTTCACCGTGCCCTATCTGGTCGGGCCGACCGCGCCGACCATGCTCGGGGTCCAACTCGCCAACGCCTTCCAGTCGTTCAACCAACCGCAGCAGTCCCTGGTGATGGCCGTCGTCGTCTTCGCGCTCGCCTCGGTGGTGGGCGTGGCGTACGTCCGGTCCAACGTCCGCGAGGCCCGGCGTGCCGCGTCGGTGACGCGGTGA